One window of the Clostridium sp. MB40-C1 genome contains the following:
- a CDS encoding flagellar protein FlaG codes for MVDPITGQGRQVNSVTMSNNFADVNNLTEQEVVQITVSRNQNIDKQMEHGKQDTIEHKQIKNAVDKLNKFLQGEATHIEYERHDKLKSEFVIKIIDNKTKEVIKEIPPKKILDMVAELCKLAGVIVDEKA; via the coding sequence ATGGTTGATCCTATAACAGGTCAAGGAAGGCAAGTAAACTCTGTGACAATGTCCAACAATTTTGCTGATGTTAATAATCTAACCGAACAAGAAGTTGTCCAGATAACAGTTAGCAGAAATCAAAATATAGATAAGCAAATGGAGCATGGAAAGCAAGATACTATAGAACATAAACAAATAAAAAATGCTGTAGATAAGTTAAATAAATTCCTTCAAGGAGAAGCTACTCATATAGAATATGAAAGGCATGATAAACTAAAAAGTGAATTCGTTATTAAAATAATAGATAATAAAACAAAAGAGGTTATAAAAGAAATACCTCCTAAAAAAATACTAGACATGGTAGCAGAACTTTGCAAACTAGCAGGAGTTATTGTGGATGAGAAAGCGTAA
- a CDS encoding glycosyltransferase family 2 protein produces MYKLSICMMVKDEEKNLNRCLDSIKPIVEADIAELIIVDTGSSDNTVEIAKKYTDKVYFHLWNNDFSSMRNISISYAKGEWIFIVDADERLDNTEDLIKLMRSQEIEDFNTILLKVKNLNVASNEENFSVNVSPRIFRNDGNFRYEGVVHNQPIFKGPNLSIDISLTHFGYDVSDKDLMEKKFIRTATLLKNELKKDPKNLYYKYQLGVTYDMHNDFKESLEQFRECYEILKSKNKQTKLEYAYIYCSYIRIAIKNGKNNEIIGVAKESIKLKQDYVDLYYLLAVAQNNMGNQEEAAKCFFKYLDEVEKYNDSDISTDMSIIMYHLDEASKANAYYQLVLYYIENKEFKKAYEYVILIEDKIKKNGVMPKILISLRKLDELKQYYIKIKEDESLTNYFLSNMELEINKLSIDEQQEIYTNLMDLKGDYGLYCKIKSLKDDEKVASIKEFLNTVNFNNKPLFYSKVLKEIFNDSKALLSYFKKINLYDLRGIIKYLLNEYKESKQIFEKCMLEWNIRPNDASANKVYIALAPVIFVNNYEERKVIDDINYSFFETYIEKGINYVSQLYKMEKVRIIHKEVSNNEEKYFMLMYLVKEYLLKNDMIGAIRYFKEALNCNKEVIVYMDKYKGKLLNFVDKGE; encoded by the coding sequence ATGTATAAATTAAGTATATGCATGATGGTAAAAGATGAAGAGAAAAACTTAAATAGATGTTTAGATAGTATTAAACCAATTGTGGAAGCAGATATAGCTGAATTAATTATTGTGGATACAGGGTCTTCAGACAATACTGTAGAAATAGCAAAGAAATATACAGATAAAGTATATTTTCACTTATGGAATAATGATTTTTCAAGTATGAGAAATATATCTATATCATATGCAAAGGGAGAATGGATTTTTATAGTTGATGCAGATGAAAGATTAGATAACACTGAAGACTTAATAAAACTAATGAGATCACAAGAAATAGAGGATTTTAATACTATACTTTTAAAAGTTAAGAATCTAAACGTAGCATCAAACGAAGAGAATTTTAGTGTAAACGTGTCTCCTAGAATATTTAGAAATGATGGAAATTTTAGATATGAGGGAGTAGTACATAACCAACCAATTTTTAAAGGACCAAACTTAAGTATAGATATATCTTTAACACATTTTGGATATGACGTCAGTGATAAAGATTTAATGGAAAAGAAATTTATAAGAACTGCTACACTGCTAAAGAATGAACTAAAAAAAGATCCTAAAAATTTATATTATAAGTATCAATTAGGTGTTACTTATGATATGCATAATGATTTTAAAGAAAGTCTTGAGCAATTTAGAGAATGTTATGAGATTCTTAAAAGTAAAAACAAACAAACAAAATTAGAATATGCATATATATACTGTTCTTATATTAGAATTGCAATTAAAAATGGAAAAAATAATGAAATAATTGGTGTAGCAAAAGAAAGCATTAAATTAAAACAAGATTATGTTGATTTATATTATTTATTAGCTGTAGCACAAAACAACATGGGAAATCAAGAAGAAGCAGCTAAATGTTTTTTTAAGTATTTGGATGAGGTTGAGAAATACAATGACTCAGATATATCTACAGATATGAGCATAATTATGTATCACTTAGATGAGGCATCAAAAGCTAATGCATATTATCAACTCGTTTTATATTATATAGAAAATAAAGAATTTAAAAAAGCATATGAGTATGTAATTTTAATAGAAGACAAAATTAAAAAGAATGGGGTTATGCCTAAAATATTAATTAGTTTAAGAAAATTGGATGAATTAAAACAATATTATATTAAAATCAAAGAAGATGAAAGCTTAACTAATTATTTTTTAAGTAACATGGAATTAGAAATTAATAAATTAAGTATAGATGAGCAGCAAGAAATCTATACTAATCTTATGGATTTAAAAGGCGACTATGGGCTATATTGCAAGATAAAAAGTTTAAAAGATGATGAAAAAGTAGCATCTATAAAAGAATTTTTAAATACAGTTAATTTTAATAATAAACCTTTATTTTATTCCAAGGTACTTAAGGAAATATTTAATGATAGCAAAGCTTTATTGAGCTATTTTAAAAAGATTAATTTATATGATTTAAGAGGTATTATAAAATATTTATTAAATGAATATAAGGAAAGTAAACAAATTTTTGAAAAATGTATGTTGGAGTGGAATATACGACCAAATGATGCTTCAGCAAATAAAGTATATATAGCTTTAGCTCCAGTGATATTTGTTAATAATTATGAAGAACGTAAAGTAATCGACGACATAAATTATAGTTTTTTTGAAACTTATATAGAAAAAGGAATAAACTATGTGTCTCAATTATATAAAATGGAAAAGGTAAGGATAATACATAAAGAAGTGAGTAATAATGAAGAAAAGTACTTTATGCTTATGTACTTGGTTAAAGAATATCTTTTAAAAAATGATATGATAGGTGCAATTAGATATTTTAAAGAAGCATTAAATTGTAACAAGGAAGTAATTGTATATATGGACAAATATAAGGGGAAATTATTAAATTTCGTTGATAAGGGTGAATAA
- a CDS encoding flagellin, translating into MIINHNMNAMNAHRNMSANTVNAGKSMEKLSSGLRINRAGDDAAGLAISEKMRGQIRGLDQASRNSQDAISLIQTAEGALNETHSILQRMRELAVQGANDTNVGADRDQIGKEVIELQSEIDRIASQTEFNTQKLLNTNAGAGTLTFQVGANKDQVIKLDIGNMTAASLGVAAADVKIDNTTTSTTISKAISTINKAINTVSTERSKLGANQNRLEHTIANLNTSSENLQAAESRIRDVDMAKEMMGFSKNNILNQAAQAMLAQANQAPQGVLQLLR; encoded by the coding sequence ATGATAATTAACCACAATATGAACGCAATGAACGCTCATAGAAACATGTCTGCCAATACTGTAAATGCAGGGAAGTCAATGGAAAAATTAAGCTCAGGTTTAAGAATAAACAGAGCTGGAGATGACGCTGCAGGACTTGCAATCTCAGAAAAAATGAGAGGACAAATCAGAGGGCTTGATCAAGCTTCAAGAAACTCACAAGATGCTATATCTTTAATCCAAACAGCAGAAGGTGCTTTAAACGAAACACACTCAATTCTTCAAAGAATGAGAGAATTAGCAGTACAAGGTGCTAATGATACAAATGTTGGTGCTGATAGAGATCAAATAGGTAAGGAAGTTATAGAACTTCAATCAGAAATTGATAGAATAGCAAGCCAAACAGAATTTAATACACAAAAGCTTTTAAACACAAATGCTGGTGCTGGAACATTAACATTCCAAGTTGGAGCTAACAAAGACCAAGTAATCAAATTAGATATAGGAAACATGACAGCAGCATCACTAGGAGTAGCAGCTGCTGATGTTAAAATTGATAATACAACTACTTCAACAACAATATCAAAAGCAATATCAACTATTAACAAAGCTATAAACACAGTATCAACAGAAAGATCAAAACTTGGAGCTAATCAAAACAGATTAGAGCACACAATAGCAAACTTAAATACATCATCTGAAAACTTACAAGCAGCAGAATCAAGAATTAGAGATGTAGATATGGCTAAAGAAATGATGGGCTTCTCAAAGAATAATATATTAAACCAAGCTGCACAAGCAATGCTTGCACAAGCAAACCAAGCTCCACAAGGAGTACTTCAATTATTAAGATAA
- the fliW gene encoding flagellar assembly protein FliW produces the protein MRLNTKYHGVREYEEKDVLTFKKGIPSFENLTKFIIFPIEENEVFSVLHSIEDNAVGFIIMSPFDVMQDYEFKLDDELIKRLKIESSKDVLAISIVTLNSKVENITTNLCAPIIINIKEKLGEQIILNNEKYLIKHPLFKEDVQC, from the coding sequence ATGAGATTAAATACAAAGTATCATGGTGTTCGTGAGTATGAGGAAAAGGATGTTTTGACTTTTAAAAAGGGAATACCAAGCTTTGAAAATTTAACAAAGTTTATAATATTTCCTATAGAAGAAAATGAAGTTTTTAGTGTTCTTCATTCTATTGAAGATAATGCAGTTGGATTTATAATTATGTCTCCTTTTGATGTAATGCAAGATTATGAATTTAAACTTGATGATGAGTTAATAAAAAGATTAAAAATAGAGAGTTCGAAAGATGTGTTAGCAATAAGTATTGTTACTTTAAATTCTAAAGTAGAAAATATAACAACAAATTTATGTGCTCCTATAATAATTAATATAAAAGAAAAATTAGGGGAACAAATAATATTGAATAATGAAAAATATTTGATAAAACATCCATTATTCAAGGAGGATGTTCAATGTTAG
- a CDS encoding flagellin, which produces MIINHNMNAMNAHRNMSANTVNAGKSMEKLSSGLRINRAGDDAAGLAISEKMRGQIRGLDQASRNSQDAISLIQTAEGALNETHSILQRMRELAVQGANDTNVGADRDQIGKEVIELQSEINRIASQTEFNTQKLLNTNAGAGTLTFQVGANKDQVIKLDIGNMTAASLGVSATLVKIDNTTTSTTISKAISTINKAINTVSTERSKLGANQNRLEHTIANLNTSSENLQAAESRIRDVDMAKEMMGFSKNNILNQAAQAMLAQANQAPQGVLQLLR; this is translated from the coding sequence ATGATAATTAATCACAATATGAACGCAATGAACGCTCATAGAAACATGTCTGCAAATACTGTAAATGCAGGGAAGTCAATGGAAAAATTAAGCTCAGGTTTAAGAATAAACAGAGCTGGAGATGACGCTGCAGGACTTGCAATCTCAGAAAAAATGAGAGGACAAATCAGAGGGCTTGATCAAGCTTCAAGAAACTCACAAGATGCTATATCTTTAATCCAAACAGCAGAAGGTGCTTTAAACGAAACACACTCAATTCTTCAAAGAATGAGAGAATTAGCAGTACAAGGTGCTAATGATACAAATGTTGGTGCTGATAGAGATCAAATAGGTAAGGAAGTTATAGAACTTCAATCAGAAATTAACAGAATAGCAAGCCAAACAGAATTTAATACACAAAAACTATTAAATACAAATGCTGGTGCTGGAACATTAACATTCCAAGTTGGAGCTAATAAAGACCAAGTAATCAAGTTGGATATAGGAAATATGACAGCAGCATCATTAGGTGTATCAGCAACTCTTGTTAAAATTGATAATACAACTACTTCAACAACAATATCAAAAGCAATATCAACTATCAACAAAGCTATAAATACAGTATCAACAGAAAGATCAAAACTTGGAGCTAATCAAAACAGATTAGAGCACACAATAGCAAACTTAAATACATCATCTGAAAACTTACAAGCAGCAGAATCAAGAATTAGAGATGTAGATATGGCTAAAGAAATGATGGGCTTCTCAAAGAATAATATATTAAACCAAGCTGCACAAGCAATGCTTGCACAAGCAAACCAAGCTCCACAAGGAGTACTTCAATTATTAAGATAA
- the csrA gene encoding carbon storage regulator CsrA translates to MLAIKRKKGESILIGENIEITIVDIENGSVKVAIDAPRNVNILRKELYKEIEEENKQAINVDISVLKNIKKK, encoded by the coding sequence ATGTTAGCTATAAAAAGAAAAAAAGGAGAATCTATATTAATAGGGGAAAACATTGAAATTACAATAGTTGATATAGAAAACGGTTCAGTAAAAGTTGCAATAGATGCCCCTAGGAATGTGAATATTTTAAGAAAAGAGCTTTATAAGGAAATAGAAGAAGAAAATAAACAAGCAATAAATGTAGATATTTCTGTATTGAAAAATATAAAGAAAAAATAA
- the fliS gene encoding flagellar export chaperone FliS, translated as MYASNAYNAYKNNSVNYASKGQLLLMLVDGAVKYSKIGRQAIENRDIQQAHNNITRTQDIFYELMATLDVNQAGQWGQQLMSIYEFIVRRLAEANIKKDIAIMDEVIPLIEDIRDTWTEAEKLSRGNR; from the coding sequence ATGTACGCGAGTAATGCATATAATGCTTATAAGAATAACAGTGTAAATTATGCTTCAAAAGGACAGCTTTTGTTAATGTTAGTAGATGGGGCTGTTAAATATTCAAAAATAGGTAGACAAGCCATTGAAAATAGAGATATTCAACAAGCTCATAACAATATAACTAGAACTCAGGACATATTCTATGAACTTATGGCAACTCTAGATGTAAATCAAGCTGGACAATGGGGACAACAACTTATGTCGATTTATGAGTTCATAGTAAGAAGATTAGCAGAAGCTAATATAAAAAAAGATATAGCTATTATGGATGAAGTTATTCCGTTAATAGAAGATATTAGAGATACTTGGACTGAGGCGGAAAAATTGTCGAGAGGAAACAGGTGA
- a CDS encoding flagellar protein FliT, whose product MELEVLIKEYKKCSLEVLSILDSDNFDSLDELLDKRGEIINNISMLKSALGEVKSAYEKHEIYKLDKLIVEKIELKKDELREKILDVKRRREGTKSYNNFNTRAVFLSKEI is encoded by the coding sequence ATGGAACTAGAGGTTTTAATAAAAGAATATAAAAAATGTTCTCTTGAAGTTTTAAGTATCTTAGACAGTGATAACTTTGACTCTTTAGATGAATTGTTAGATAAGAGAGGGGAAATTATAAATAATATAAGTATGCTTAAGTCTGCTTTAGGGGAAGTAAAAAGTGCATATGAAAAACATGAAATTTATAAATTGGACAAACTGATAGTTGAAAAAATAGAATTAAAAAAGGATGAATTAAGAGAAAAAATACTTGATGTTAAGAGAAGAAGAGAAGGTACAAAAAGTTATAATAACTTCAATACCAGGGCAGTATTCTTGAGTAAGGAAATATAA
- the fliD gene encoding flagellar filament capping protein FliD, with the protein MTSISSPTSRMRMPGLATGTDTDAMVKAMTANYQVKIDKIGQDKQIMEWKQEFYREIIKDIKGLQNYFDPISDKYIMSSSKFNPMKVTNNDEGSLGIKTDSTAQEGTYKINVTQLAKPAVISGEVLEKPNGSAVTLDTKLSDLDPTVSGDVEFTINGKTVKIAVATDTTIKSVIDTINSNKDLDGTVKASFDELSKKIVFSTTATGSDAQLSVTCSNPGFGDFGSAGTVAGKNADFTLTYPDGRSEHITDQKSNKFTANGITYDLKAANTGDITFKIEKNNSDEIVKNIKGFIDDYNKIVEKIEGKLSEKKQFKIKPLTDEQKKDMKENDIKKWDEKAKQGILRNDDFLERLMGDLRGSFFEPVYGDKATGEKNSFCMGKYGTGALGLDTHKEFSERGKLFIDDEEKLKKAITDNIEDFTNFFIGKSSTKSDPNKYIGTDTYYEDGLFTRMDKIIREYAGDPGIGKDGISTVKGTLNIFANKQYDFSITGMSSKNTIPDQIYRKTLNITKLEKKMYEAQERYYTRFAQLEVAMNKMNNQMTSMASQFGIGG; encoded by the coding sequence ATGACTAGTATAAGTAGTCCAACCAGTAGAATGAGGATGCCAGGTTTAGCAACAGGAACGGATACAGATGCTATGGTAAAAGCTATGACTGCAAATTATCAAGTGAAAATTGATAAAATAGGTCAAGATAAACAAATTATGGAATGGAAGCAGGAATTTTACAGGGAGATTATTAAGGACATAAAAGGATTGCAGAATTATTTTGACCCTATTTCAGATAAATATATTATGTCTTCAAGTAAATTTAACCCTATGAAAGTTACTAATAATGATGAAGGGTCTCTTGGAATTAAAACAGATTCTACAGCACAAGAAGGTACTTATAAAATAAATGTAACTCAACTAGCTAAGCCGGCTGTAATATCAGGGGAAGTGTTAGAAAAGCCTAATGGTAGTGCTGTCACATTGGATACTAAATTATCAGATTTGGATCCTACTGTTAGTGGAGATGTTGAATTCACTATTAATGGTAAAACTGTAAAAATTGCAGTTGCCACAGATACTACTATTAAGAGCGTAATTGATACTATTAATAGTAATAAGGATTTAGATGGTACAGTTAAAGCATCTTTTGATGAACTTTCAAAGAAAATTGTTTTTAGTACTACCGCTACTGGATCAGATGCGCAATTATCAGTAACATGTTCAAATCCAGGGTTTGGCGATTTTGGTTCAGCTGGAACGGTGGCAGGGAAAAATGCGGATTTTACACTTACTTATCCTGATGGACGAAGTGAGCATATAACAGATCAAAAGTCTAATAAATTCACAGCTAATGGTATAACTTATGATTTAAAGGCTGCAAATACAGGGGATATAACATTTAAAATAGAGAAAAATAATAGTGATGAAATAGTTAAAAACATAAAAGGTTTTATTGATGATTATAATAAAATAGTTGAAAAAATAGAAGGTAAATTAAGTGAAAAGAAGCAATTTAAAATTAAACCTTTAACTGATGAACAAAAAAAAGATATGAAAGAGAATGACATAAAGAAATGGGACGAAAAGGCTAAACAAGGTATCTTAAGAAATGATGATTTTCTTGAACGGTTAATGGGGGATTTAAGAGGAAGTTTTTTTGAACCAGTATATGGTGATAAGGCTACAGGTGAAAAAAATAGTTTTTGTATGGGTAAATATGGAACGGGAGCATTAGGATTAGATACTCATAAAGAATTTAGTGAAAGAGGGAAACTTTTCATAGACGATGAAGAAAAACTAAAAAAAGCTATTACTGATAATATAGAGGATTTTACTAATTTTTTTATTGGAAAATCAAGCACAAAAAGTGATCCTAATAAGTATATAGGTACTGACACTTATTATGAAGATGGTTTATTTACAAGAATGGATAAAATCATAAGAGAATATGCTGGAGATCCAGGCATAGGTAAGGATGGTATTTCTACAGTAAAAGGAACATTAAATATATTTGCTAATAAGCAATATGATTTTAGTATTACTGGTATGTCTAGTAAAAATACTATTCCTGATCAAATATATAGAAAAACTCTTAATATAACTAAGTTAGAGAAAAAAATGTATGAAGCGCAGGAAAGATACTATACTAGATTTGCTCAACTAGAGGTTGCTATGAACAAAATGAACAATCAAATGACGTCAATGGCTTCTCAATTTGGTATTGGGGGCTAG